In Ostrinia nubilalis chromosome 10, ilOstNubi1.1, whole genome shotgun sequence, a single genomic region encodes these proteins:
- the LOC135075669 gene encoding myosin heavy chain, muscle isoform X37: protein MPKPVVQDGEDPDPTPYLFVSLEQKRIDQSKPYDGKKACWVPDEKEGFLQGEIKATKGDLVTVNLPGGETKDFKKDLVGQVNPPKYEKCEDMSNLTYLNDASVLYNLKQRYYHKLIYTYSGLFCVAINPYKRFPVYTFRCAKLYRGKRRSEVPPHIFAISDGAYVNMLTNHENQSMLITGESGAGKTENTKKVIAYFATVGASQKKDPNAEKKGSLEDQVVQTNPVLEAFGNAKTVRNDNSSRFGKFIRIHFGPSGKLAGADIETYLLEKARVISQQALERSYHIFYQMMSGSVPGLKEMCLLSNDIYDYYIVSQGKTTIPNVDDGEECTLTDQAFDILGFTQEEKDNVYKITAAVMHMGCMKFKQRGREEQAEADGTEDGERVAKLLGVDCQDLYKNLLKPRIKVGNEFVTQGRNKDQVTNSVGALCKGIFDRLFKWLVKKCNETLDTKQKRQHFIGVLDIAGFEIFDYNGFEQLCINFTNEKLQQFFNHHMFVLEQEEYKKEGINWTFIDFGMDLLACIDLIEKPMGILSILEEESMFPKATDLTFVEKLNNNHLGKSAPYLKPKPPKPGCQAAHFAIGHYAGNVGYNITGWLEKNKDPLNDTVVDQFKKGQNALIKEIFADHPGQSGDAGGAAGGKGGRGKKGGGFATVSSAYKEQLNNLMTTLRSTQPHFVRCIIPNELKQPGLIDSHLVMHQLTCNGVLEGIRICRKGFPNRMVYPDFKLRYKILCPQLIKEPISPEKATEKILEQTGLDSESFRLGKTKVFFRAGVLGQMEELRDDRLSKIVSWLQAYIRGYLSRKEYKKLQEQRLALQVVQRNLRKYLQLRTWPWWKLWQKVKPLLNVTRVEDEIAKLEEKAAKAQEAFEKEEKLRKELEVLNAKLLEEKTALLSNLEGEKGSLSETQERAAKLQAQKTDLENQLRDTQDRLTQEEDARNQLFQAKKKLEQEVSGLKKDVEDLELSVQKSEQDKATKDHQIRNLNDEIAHQDELINKLNKEKKMQGESNQKTGEELQAAEDKVNHLNKVKQKLEQTLDELEDSLEREKKLRADVEKQRRKVEGDLKLTQEAVADLERNKKELEQTIQRKDKEISSLTAKLEDEQSLVSKLQKQIKELQARIEELEEEVESERQARAKAEKQRADLARELEELGERLEEAGGATSAQIELNKKREAELSKLRRDLEEANIQHESTLANLRKKHNDAVAEMGEQLDQLNKLKAKAEKERSQYFSEVNDLRAGLDHLSNEKAAQEKIVKQLQHSLNEVQNKADEANRTLNDLDAAKKKLSIENSDLLRQLEEAESQVSQLSKIKVSLTTQLEDTKRLADEEARERATLLGKFRNLEHDLDNIREQVEEEAEGKADLQRQLSKANAEAQLWRSKYESEGVARSEELEEAKRKLQARLAEAEETIESLNQKVVALEKTKQRLATEVEDLQLEVDRATAIANAAEKKQKAFDKIIGEWKLKVDDLAAELDASQKECRNYSTELFRLKGAYEEGQEQLEAVRRENKNLADEVKDLLDQIGEGGRNIHEIEKARKRLEAEKDELQAALEEAESALEQEENKVLRAQLELSQVRQEIDRRIQEKEEEFENTRKNHQRALDSMQASLEAEAKGKAEALRMKKKLEADINELEIALDHANKANAEAQKNIKRYQAQIKDLQTALEEEQRARDDAREQLGISERRANALQNELEESRTLLEQADRARRQAEQELGDAHEQLNELSAQNGSLSAAKRKLESELQTLHSDLDELLNEAKNSEEKAKKAMVDAARLADELRAEQEHAQTQEKLRKALEQQIKELQVRLDEAEANALKGGKKAIQKLEQRVRELENELDGEQRRHADAQKNLRKAERRIKELTFQAEEDRKNHERMQDLVDKLQQKIKTYKRQIEEAEEIAALNLAKFRKAQQELEEAEERADLAEQAISKFRGKGRAGSAARGVSPAPHRSRPALADGFGTFPPRFDLAPEDF, encoded by the exons ATGCCGAAGCCAGTGGTCCAAGATGGAGAGGACCCCGATCCGACCCCATACCTGTTTGTATCTCTAGAACAGAAGCGTATCGACCAGAGCAAGCCTTACGATGGCAAGAAAGCATGCTGGGTGCCGGACGAAAAGGAGGGCTTCCTGCAGGGAGAAATTAAAGCCACCAAGGGCGACCTGGTGACTGTCAACCTACCTGGAGGCGAG ACCAAAGACTTCAAGAAGGATCTTGTAGGTCAAGTCAACCCACCTAAGTACGAGAAATGCGAGGACATGTCCAACTTGACATACCTCAACgacgcttcagttttgtataaCTTGAAGCAGAGATATTACCATAAGCTTATCTAC ACGTACTCGGGTCTCTTCTGTGTGGCTATCAACCCTTACAAGAGATTCCCCGTGTACACGTTCCGATGTGCCAAGCTGTACCGAGGCAAGCGTCGTTCGGAAGTACCCCCCCACATTTTCGCCATTTCCGACGGCGCTTACGTCAACATGTTGACCAACCACGAGAATCAATCTATGTTGATTAC CGGTGAGTCTGGTGCCGGAAAGACTGAGAACACGAAGAAGGTAATTGCGTACTTCGCCACCGTGGGTGCTTCCCAGAAGAAGGACCCCAACGCGGAGAAGAAGGGATCCCTGGAAGACCAGGTCGTACAAACTAACCCTGTGCTTGAAGCCTTCGGTAACGCCAAGACTGTGCGTAACGACAACTCCTCCCGTTTC GGTAAATTCATCCGTATCCACTTCGGCCCCTCTGGTAAACTGGCTGGTGCTGACATTGAGACCT ATCTGCTTGAGAAGGCCCGTGTCATCTCCCAACAGGCCCTTGAGCGTTCCTACCACATCTTCTACCAGATGATGTCTGGCTCCGTCCCCGGACTTAAGG AGATGTGTTTGCTGTCAAACGACATCTATGACTATTACATCGTATCGCAAGGAAAAACTACCATCCCCAACGTAGACGATGGCGAGGAATGTACCTTGACCGAC CAAGCCTTCGACATTCTGGGTTTCACCCAGGAAGAGAAGGACAACGTATACAAGATCACCGCCGCTGTCATGCACATGGGTTGCATGAAGTTCAAGCAGAGGGGTCGCGAGGAACAGGCTGAGGCTGACGGTACCGAG GACGGTGAGAGGGTCGCCAAGCTCCTCGGTGTCGACTGCCAGGACTTGTACAAGAACTTGTTGAAGCCCCGCATCAAGGTCGGAAACGAGTTCGTGACCCAGGGTCGTAACAAGGACCAGGTCACCAACTCCGTCGGTGCCCTTTGCAAGGGTATATTCGACAGGCTGTTCAAGTGGCTGGTGAAGAAGTGTAACGAGACCCTAGACACCAAGCAGAAGAGGCAGCACTTCATCGGTGTACTGGATATTGCCGGTTTCGAAATCTTCGAC TACAACGGATTCGAGCAACTCTGCATTAACTTCACCAATGAGAAGCTGCAGCAGTTCTTTAACCACCACATGTTCGTACTCGAGCAAGAAGAGTACAAAAAGGAGGGCATCAACTGGACCTTCATCGATTTCGGAATGGACTTGCTCGCTTGTATCGATCTTATCGAGAAG CCTATGGGTATCCTCTCCATCCTTGAGGAAGAGTCTATGTTCCCGAAAGCCACCGATCTAACCTTCGTTGAGAAGTTGAACAACAACCACTTGGGCAAGTCTGCTCCTTACCTGAAGCCCAAGCCCCCCAAGCCCGGTTGCCAGGCCGCTCACTTCGCCATTGGTCACTACGCCGGTAAC GTCGGCTACAACATCACTGGATGGCTTGAGAAGAACAAGGACCCCCTTAACGACACCGTCGTCGACCAGTTCAAGAAGGGTCAGAACGCGCTGATCAAGGAGATCTTTGCTGACCACCCTGGTCAGTCTGGTGACGCTGGTGGCGCCGCTGGTGGCAAGG GCGGTCGCGGTAAGAAGGGCGGTGGTTTCGCTACTGTCTCCTCCGCTTACAAG GAACAACTTAACAACTTGATGACAACTCTGAGGTCTACTCAGCCTCACTTCGTGCGTTGTATCATTCCCAACGAGTTGAAACAGCCTG GTCTCATCGACTCTCACCTTGTGATGCACCAGCTGACCTGTAACGGTGTGCTTGAGGGTATCCGTATTTGCCGTAAAGGTTTCCCCAACAGGATGGTCTACCCTGACTTCAAGCTCCG ATACAAAATTCTGTGCCCGCAACTGATCAAAGAACCAATTTCGCCTGAGAAAGCCACCGAGAAAATTCTCGAACAAACCGGCTTGGATTCCGAGTCTTTCAGACTTGGAAAGACAAAG GTGTTCTTCCGCGCTGGTGTCCTGGGTCAGATGGAGGAGCTGCGTGACGACAGGCTGTCCAAGATCGTATCTTGGCTCCAGGCCTACATCCGTGGTTATCTGTCCCGTAAGGAGTACAAGAAGCTGCAGGAACAGAG ATTGGCTCTCCAAGTTGTCCAGCGCAACTTGCGCAAGTACCTGCAACTCCGCACCTGGCCCTGGTGGAAGTTGTGGCAGAAGGTCAAGCCTCTCCTCAACGTCACCCGTGTCGAGGATGAGATCGCG AAACTGGAGGAGAAGGCAGCGAAGGCCCAGGAGGCTTTCGAGAAGGAGGAGAAACTCCGCAAGGAGCTTGAGGTGCTCAACGCCAAGCTGCTTGAGGAGAAGACCGCTCTGCTGTCCAACCTCGAGGGCGAGAAGGGATCGCTGTCCGAGACCCAGGAGCGTGCCGCCAAGCTCCAGGCGCAGAAGACCGACCTCGAGAACCAACTTAGG GACACCCAGGACCGCCTGACCCAGGAGGAGGATGCCCGCAACCAGCTCTTCCAAGCCAAGAAGAAGTTGGAGCAGGAAGTCTCTGGCCTGAAGAAGGATGTCGAGGACCTCGAACTGTCCGTCCAGAAGTCCGAGCAGGACAAGGCCACCAAGGACCACCAGATCCGCAACTTGAACGACGAGATCGCCCACCAGGACGAGCTCATCAACAAGTTGAACAAGGAGAAGAAGATGCAGGGCGAGTCCAACCAGAAGACCGGCGAGGAGCTCCAGGCCGCCGAAGACAAGGTCAACCACCTCAACAAGGTCAAGCAGAAGCTCGAGCAAACCCTCGACGAGCTCGAGGACTCTCTTGAGCGCGAGAAGAAGCTGCGCGCCGACGTTGAGAAGCAGAGGAGGAAGGTCGAGGGAGACCTCAAGCTCACCCAGGAGGCCGTCGCCGACCTCGAGCGCAACAAGAAGGAACTGGAGCAGACCATCCAGCGCAAGGACAAGGAGATCTCGTCGCTCACCGCCAAGCTGGAGGACGAGCAGTCCCTTGTCAGCAAGCTGCAGAAACAGATCAAGGAACTGCAGGCCCGCATCGAAGAGTTGGAGGAGGAGGTCGAGTCCGAGCGCCAGGCCCGCGCTAAGGCTGAGAAGCAGCGCGCCGACCTCGCCCGCGAGCTCGAGGAGCTGGGTGAGCGCCTTGAGGAAGCCGGCGGTGCCACCTCCGCTCAGATCGAGCTGAACAAGAAGCGCGAGGCTGAGCTGAGCAAGCTGCGCCGCGACCTCGAGGAGGCCAACATCCAGCACGAGTCCACCCTCGCCAACCTCCGCAAGAAGCACAACGATGCCGTCGCCGAGATGGGCGAGCAGCTCGACCAGCTCAACAAGCTCAAGGCCAA GGCTGAGAAAGAGCGTTCTCAATACTTTAGCGAAGTCAATGACCTTCGTGCCGGACTCGACCACTTGTCCAACGAAAAG GCTGCCCAAGAGAAGATCGTCAAGCAGCTCCAGCACTCTCTCAACGAGGTCCAGAACAAGGCTGATGAAGCCAACCGCACCCTCAACGACCTGGACGCCGCCAAGAAGAAGCTGTCCATTGAGAACTCCGACCTCCTCCGCCAACTGGAGGAGGCTGAGTCCCAGGTTTCGCAGCTGTCCAAGATCAAGGTCTCGCTCACCACCCAATTGGAAGACACCAAGAGGTTGGCCGACGAAGAGGCTAGG GAACGCGCTACACTTCTTGGCAAGTTCCGCAACCTCGAACACGACTTGGACAACATCCGCGAACAGGTCGAAGAGGAGGCTGAAGGCAAGGCTGACCTGCAGCGCCAGCTGTCCAAGGCCAACGCCGAGGCCCAGCTGTGGCGCTCCAAGTACGAGTCCGAGGGCGTCGCCCGCTCCGAGGAACTCGAGGAGGCCAAGCGCAAGCTCCAGGCCCGTCTCGCCGAAGCCGAGGAGACCATCGAATCCCTCAACCAGAAGGTCGTTGCCCTCGAGAAGACCAAGCAGCGCCTCGCCACCGAGGTCGAGGACCTGCAGCTCGAGGTCGACCGTGCCACCGCCATCGCCAACGCCGCCGAGAAGAAACAGAAGGCCTTCGACAAGATCATCGGAGAATGGAAGCTCAAGGTCGACGACCTCGCCGCCGAGCTCGACGCCAGCCAGAAGGAATGCCGCAACTACTCCACCGAATTGTTCCGCCTCAAGGGTGCCTACGAGGAAGGCCAGGAGCAGCTCGAGGCCGTCCGCCGCGAGAACAAGAACCTCGCCGACGAAGTCAAGGACTTGCTCGACCAGATCGGCGAAGGTGGCCGCAACATCCACGAGATCGAGAAGGCCAGGAAGCGTCTCGAGGCCGAAAAGGACGAGCTCCAGGCCGCCCTCGAGGAGGCTGAGTCTGCCCTCGAACAGGAGGAGAACAAGGTCCTGCGCGCTCAGCTCGAGCTGTCCCAGGTCAGACAGGAGATCGACAGGCGTATCCAGGAGAAGGAGGAGGAATTCGAGAACACCCGCAAGAACCACCAGCGCGCTCTCGACTCCATGCAGGCTTCCCTCGAAGCCGAGGCTAAGGGCAAGGCTGAGGCCCTGCGCATGAAGAAGAAGCTTGAGGCCGACATCAACGAGCTCGAGATTGCCCTCGACCACGCCAACAAGGCTAACGCTGAGGCCCAGAAGAACATCAAGCGCTACCAGGCCCAGATCAAGGACCTCCAGACCGCCCTCGAGGAGGAACAGCGCGCCCGCGACGACGCCCGCGAACAGCTCGGCATCTCGGAACGCCGCGCCAACGCTCTCCAGAACGAGCTGGAAGAGTCCCGCACACTCCTGGAACAGGCCGACCGTGCCCGCCGCCAGGCCGAACAGGAACTTGGCGACGCTCACGAACAGCTCAACGAACTGTCCGCCCAGAACGGTTCCCTGTCCGCTGCCAAGAGGAAACTCGAGTCCGAGCTGCAGACCCTGCACTCCGACCTCGACGAGCTCCTCAACGAGGCTAAGAACTCCGAGGAGAAGGCCAAGAAGGCGATGGTTGACGCCGCCCGCCTCGCCGACGAGCTCCGCGCTGAGCAGGAGCACGCCCAGACACAGGAGAAACTCCGCAAGGCCCTGGAGCAACAGATCAAGGAACTGCAGGTCAGGCTGGACGAGGCCGAGGCCAACGCGCTCAAGGGAGGCAAGAAGGCCATCCAGAAGCTCGAACAGAGGGTACGAGAGCTCGAGAACGAGCTTGACGGTGAACAGAGGAGACACGCCGACGCACAGAAGAACCTGCGCAAGGCCGAGAGGCGCATCAAGGAGCTCACGTTCCAGGCCGAGGAGGACCGCAAGAACCACGAACGCATGCAGGACCTCGTCGACAAACTGCAACAGAAGATCAAGACCTACAAGAGGCAGATCGAAGAAGCAGAAGAAATCGCCGCCCTCAACTTGGCTAAGTTCCGCAAGGCACAGCAGGAGTTGGAGGAGGCCGAGGAGAGGGCAGACCTCGCCGAACAGGCTATCAGCAAATTCCGTGGCAAGGGACGTGCAGGATCTGCCGCGAGAGGAGTCAGTCCGGCG CCCCATCGCTCGCGCCCTGCCCTGGCTGATGGCTTCGGCACCTTCCCACCTAGGTTCGACCTGGCGCCCGAGGATTTCTAA